From a single Acidobacteriota bacterium genomic region:
- a CDS encoding VIT and VWA domain-containing protein, translating into MHRKVYLFFICLTVACLGAYISIANIEENNGLGFTSSASTKVTQGSLHAVSAEGNTIGDCPLKHTEVKAEINGFLSRVFVTQEFENPFKDKIEAIYTFPLPQNAAIDEMTMHIGERIIRGQIKRREEARKIYEAARNAGQVASLLDQERPNIFTQSVANIMPGEKINITISYVETLKYEAGSYEFVFPMVVGPRYIPGTPTGKQGGGFAPDTDRVPDASRITPPVAAPNTRAGHDISIEVKLDAGVPIDNIKSTLHDVDIDKRDAHTASITLRSKNEIPNKDFILKYDVAGRKIEDALMTHRGAQGGFFTFIMQPPERVTAEDVTPKEIVFVLDTSGSMMGYPIEKAKECMKLALDNLYPQDTFNLITFAGDTHILFNAPVPATRQNLARAQAFLQSRSGSGGTEMMKAIRAALDPSDKQDHIRIVCFMTDGYVGNDMEIISEVQKHPNARVFSFGIGSSVNRFLLDKMAEHGRGEVEYVTLQDEGSAAAKRLHERMHSPLLTDISIDWNGLAVADVYPKRIPDLFSAKPVVVTGRYTTSGKGVIYLKGKMAGRDVVKEIAVELPGEEPSRDVLAKLWARTRIEDLMSQDYAGAQNGSMNAELRETVTQVGLEYRLMTQFTSFVAVEEKIITEGGVPRTVQVPVEMPEGVSHKGIFGEDKEERSPSLNGQAAVGKMSARSYGIGGGGGGGVGRASAPTVSSPLPTAEPAKEKDDATKIKTPAGSKLHPSVAAIIDRLKKRLPASAEETKFVKAGKAELRVHLANLSKGTLAQLRQLGFEMLTQVNGSNVITGRLSIEKLDALAKLNTVIYIAPLNSN; encoded by the coding sequence ACCTGTTTTTTATATGTCTAACAGTCGCTTGCCTTGGCGCTTACATCAGCATTGCCAACATCGAAGAAAATAATGGATTGGGATTTACCTCTTCAGCTTCAACCAAAGTTACCCAGGGTTCGCTTCACGCCGTCAGCGCCGAAGGCAACACCATTGGCGACTGTCCACTGAAACATACCGAAGTTAAAGCCGAAATCAACGGCTTTCTGTCGCGCGTTTTTGTCACCCAGGAATTTGAAAATCCGTTTAAAGATAAAATCGAAGCCATCTACACTTTCCCACTTCCGCAAAACGCCGCGATTGATGAAATGACCATGCACATCGGCGAACGCATCATTCGCGGGCAAATCAAACGCCGCGAAGAAGCCCGTAAAATCTATGAAGCGGCACGCAACGCCGGTCAGGTCGCCAGTTTATTAGACCAGGAACGTCCGAATATTTTCACCCAATCGGTCGCCAACATCATGCCGGGCGAAAAAATCAACATCACCATCAGCTATGTTGAAACCTTGAAATATGAAGCCGGGTCTTATGAGTTCGTTTTCCCAATGGTCGTCGGCCCGCGTTACATTCCCGGCACGCCAACCGGAAAACAGGGTGGCGGTTTCGCGCCCGATACTGACCGCGTGCCGGATGCGTCGCGCATCACGCCGCCGGTTGCTGCCCCCAACACACGCGCCGGTCACGATATTTCCATCGAAGTGAAACTCGACGCCGGGGTGCCGATTGACAATATCAAATCGACGCTTCACGACGTTGATATTGATAAACGTGACGCCCACACGGCAAGCATTACGCTACGCAGCAAAAATGAAATTCCCAATAAGGATTTTATTTTGAAATACGATGTCGCAGGGCGAAAAATCGAAGACGCGTTGATGACTCATCGCGGCGCGCAAGGCGGCTTTTTCACTTTTATTATGCAACCGCCGGAGCGCGTCACTGCCGAAGATGTCACTCCGAAAGAGATTGTTTTCGTTCTCGACACTTCGGGGTCGATGATGGGCTATCCGATTGAAAAAGCCAAAGAGTGCATGAAACTCGCGCTCGATAATCTCTATCCGCAAGACACCTTCAACCTCATCACCTTCGCAGGCGATACTCATATTTTATTTAATGCGCCCGTCCCGGCAACGCGCCAGAATTTAGCTCGCGCGCAGGCTTTCCTGCAATCGCGTTCAGGCAGCGGCGGCACTGAAATGATGAAAGCGATTCGCGCCGCGCTTGACCCATCCGATAAACAAGACCACATCCGCATCGTCTGTTTTATGACCGATGGTTATGTCGGCAACGATATGGAAATTATTTCCGAAGTGCAGAAACATCCGAACGCCCGCGTCTTTTCTTTCGGAATTGGTTCATCGGTAAACCGTTTCCTGCTTGACAAAATGGCGGAACACGGACGCGGCGAAGTCGAATATGTCACGTTGCAGGATGAGGGTTCGGCTGCCGCAAAACGTCTGCACGAACGCATGCACAGTCCTCTGCTCACAGACATTTCAATCGATTGGAATGGATTGGCAGTCGCAGACGTTTATCCAAAACGCATTCCCGATTTGTTCAGCGCCAAACCTGTGGTCGTCACCGGTCGTTATACGACAAGCGGCAAAGGGGTGATTTATCTCAAAGGCAAAATGGCTGGGCGCGATGTGGTCAAAGAGATAGCCGTTGAGTTGCCCGGCGAGGAACCGAGTCGCGATGTTTTAGCGAAGTTATGGGCGCGAACCCGCATCGAAGATTTAATGTCGCAGGATTATGCCGGTGCACAAAACGGTTCAATGAATGCCGAGTTGCGCGAAACCGTCACGCAGGTGGGTTTGGAGTATCGCTTGATGACGCAGTTCACTTCATTCGTTGCGGTTGAGGAAAAAATCATCACCGAAGGCGGCGTGCCTCGTACCGTTCAAGTGCCGGTTGAGATGCCCGAAGGCGTGAGCCACAAAGGCATCTTTGGTGAAGATAAAGAAGAAAGAAGCCCATCGCTAAACGGACAGGCTGCGGTGGGCAAGATGTCTGCGAGAAGCTATGGTATTGGCGGCGGCGGTGGCGGCGGTGTAGGCCGCGCTTCTGCGCCAACTGTCTCATCGCCTCTTCCCACAGCCGAACCGGCGAAAGAAAAAGATGATGCAACGAAGATAAAAACGCCTGCCGGTTCCAAATTGCATCCATCGGTTGCGGCTATCATTGACCGTTTGAAGAAGCGTTTACCGGCATCAGCCGAGGAAACGAAATTCGTCAAAGCCGGTAAAGCCGAGTTGCGCGTTCACCTCGCGAACCTTTCCAAGGGAACGCTTGCGCAACTCAGGCAACTCGGATTTGAAATGCTTACCCAGGTAAATGGCTCGAATGTCATCACCGGTCGCCTCAGCATTGAAAAACTTGATGCTTTGGCGAAACTCAACACGGTGATTTACATCGCGCCGTTAAACAGCAATTAG
- a CDS encoding SIMPL domain-containing protein has protein sequence MKKFLLAFSMLLVFNFASLAQESGNRVYGNNQRQRETVPQLGNLYSTEAKDAAGSPFIEAYVLLNLKPDEFIAVFGIAQEGTTLADSATKINAQIKTFQTAIEALGIKPSDVFVDFITQNRVYDYTVAGTLAKEELSGFETKKNIAVRYKDRAVLDKLLTAAAKAAIFDLIKVEYVISDMTAARQQLLEEAAKIIKKKEENYARLLNIKLRPSLVFQEKYNTFYPSDLYNVYTAYETGNVGNRYDMRILEQRKTKTFFYNALDISNFDAVMNPIGIEPIVQCTLYLKIKYSLSQ, from the coding sequence ATGAAAAAATTCCTCTTGGCTTTTTCAATGCTTTTGGTTTTCAACTTCGCAAGCCTCGCGCAAGAAAGCGGCAATCGGGTTTATGGCAACAATCAAAGGCAACGTGAAACCGTGCCGCAACTCGGAAATCTTTACAGCACCGAAGCCAAAGATGCTGCCGGTTCGCCCTTCATCGAGGCTTATGTGTTGCTCAATCTCAAACCCGATGAATTTATCGCGGTGTTCGGCATCGCCCAGGAGGGCACCACGCTTGCCGACAGCGCGACAAAAATCAACGCCCAGATTAAAACCTTTCAAACGGCAATAGAAGCTCTCGGCATAAAACCGAGCGATGTCTTCGTTGATTTCATCACTCAGAATCGCGTCTATGATTACACGGTTGCCGGAACTCTGGCGAAAGAAGAATTATCCGGGTTTGAAACCAAAAAAAATATTGCCGTTCGTTATAAAGACCGCGCGGTGTTGGATAAGCTATTGACCGCCGCCGCCAAAGCCGCGATTTTCGATTTAATCAAAGTCGAGTATGTCATCAGCGATATGACCGCCGCGCGTCAGCAATTGCTGGAAGAAGCCGCGAAAATCATTAAGAAAAAAGAGGAAAATTATGCGCGGTTGTTGAATATCAAGTTGCGCCCCAGCCTCGTCTTTCAGGAAAAATACAACACCTTTTACCCGTCGGATTTGTATAACGTCTATACCGCTTATGAAACCGGCAATGTGGGTAATCGCTACGATATGCGCATCCTTGAACAACGCAAGACCAAAACCTTTTTTTACAATGCGCTCGACATCAGTAATTTCGACGCGGTGATGAACCCCATCGGCATCGAACCGATTGTGCAATGCACGCTGTATCTGAAAATCAAATACAGCCTGAGCCAATAA
- a CDS encoding NADP-dependent oxidoreductase translates to MPQINRQFTLAARPVGFPKESDFNLVETPIPELKDGEFLVQSIYLSVDPYMRGRMNDAKSYAEPVKIGGVMVGGVVGKVIESKNAQYHSGDYVEGYFGWQEYAVTSGEGVRKLDPNLAPISTALGILGMPGMTAYFGFLELCQPKAGDTVVVSGAAGAVGSFVGQIAKIKGCRAVGIAGTDDKVAWLTNQLGFDAAFNYKTTENYVAKLRELCPNGIDGYFDNVGGAISDAVFINLNPFARVSICGQISQYNLEKPEMGPRLILGTLLVKQARAEGFIVSRFADRFPEGIAQMATWLNQGKLKYEETIEPGFENMPKAFLSMLQGKNTGKQLVKTAAD, encoded by the coding sequence ATGCCACAAATTAATAGACAATTTACGCTTGCGGCGCGTCCGGTCGGGTTTCCCAAAGAATCCGATTTTAATTTAGTTGAGACGCCGATTCCTGAACTTAAAGACGGCGAGTTTTTGGTTCAGTCCATTTACCTTTCGGTTGACCCGTATATGCGCGGGCGTATGAACGATGCCAAATCTTACGCCGAACCCGTAAAAATCGGCGGCGTGATGGTCGGCGGCGTGGTCGGCAAAGTCATCGAATCGAAAAATGCGCAGTACCACTCCGGCGATTATGTCGAAGGCTATTTCGGCTGGCAGGAATATGCCGTCACCAGTGGCGAAGGCGTGAGAAAACTTGACCCCAATCTAGCGCCCATCTCAACTGCGCTTGGCATTTTAGGCATGCCGGGAATGACTGCCTATTTCGGCTTTCTGGAACTTTGCCAACCGAAGGCGGGCGACACCGTCGTCGTTTCAGGCGCAGCCGGAGCCGTCGGTTCATTCGTCGGACAAATCGCCAAAATTAAAGGCTGTCGCGCGGTCGGCATTGCCGGAACCGATGATAAAGTCGCGTGGCTTACCAACCAACTCGGATTCGACGCGGCGTTCAATTATAAAACCACAGAAAACTACGTCGCCAAACTCAGGGAACTTTGCCCGAATGGCATTGATGGTTATTTCGATAATGTCGGCGGGGCAATTAGTGACGCGGTCTTCATCAATCTCAATCCGTTTGCGCGGGTTTCAATCTGCGGGCAGATTTCGCAATACAATCTTGAAAAACCTGAAATGGGTCCGCGATTGATTTTGGGAACCCTGCTTGTCAAACAGGCGCGCGCCGAAGGCTTCATCGTTTCGCGTTTCGCTGACCGCTTCCCGGAAGGCATCGCGCAAATGGCGACGTGGCTCAACCAAGGCAAGTTGAAATACGAAGAGACCATCGAACCTGGCTTTGAAAACATGCCGAAAGCCTTTCTCTCAATGCTACAGGGTAAAAACACCGGCAAACAACTGGTTAAAACCGCTGCCGATTAA